One region of Arthrobacter sp. StoSoilB22 genomic DNA includes:
- a CDS encoding IniB N-terminal domain-containing protein: MPTLAQQLVQFLMSLFNDPDAAEEFVRDPEAALAAAGLRDVSSADVDAVRPVVLDYAPISARSSFDREYNTGGNHASTGGGGAWGGRDDDDHPHGGGGGGGGRPDHDDDDHGHGGHGGGGGGGGWGGHDDDDHGHGGHGGGGGGDHGGHDGGDHGGHDGGGHGGGGGGGDWDDHAHAVQQLVHVVNNYSYTTTIDDRDTITDQSVNQNIWADGDVTQLFNQDAVVASGDGAIAAGDDVSNSGNTTTTTTTTTTDDHSTDNSVNITESGDGDVEVGNTDIEVKDSFNDNSDHSVTKDSYNTDVDVDVDIEDSFNTDNSVDNSDNSVNVSDSFNDNSDNSDNSDNSVTDNSVNVTDSFNDNSTDVDVEDVQLINESIVVQDNELEVDNSTDIDVEDVQVNYDSTVIQDNELELDYTNVEDNTVIADNELDVEVEYNDIDDSIVVAKNDVEID, from the coding sequence ATGCCTACACTCGCACAACAGCTCGTGCAGTTCCTGATGAGCCTGTTCAATGATCCAGATGCCGCTGAAGAGTTCGTCCGTGATCCGGAAGCTGCGCTCGCTGCAGCGGGTTTGCGTGACGTCTCCTCGGCCGACGTCGACGCCGTTCGTCCGGTTGTCCTGGACTACGCACCCATCAGCGCCCGTTCCTCTTTCGACCGCGAATACAACACTGGCGGAAATCACGCTTCCACCGGTGGCGGGGGTGCCTGGGGTGGCCGCGACGACGATGATCACCCCCACGGTGGTGGCGGCGGTGGCGGCGGACGCCCGGACCATGATGACGACGATCACGGACATGGCGGCCACGGTGGCGGCGGCGGTGGCGGCGGCTGGGGTGGACACGACGACGACGATCACGGACATGGCGGCCACGGTGGTGGCGGGGGCGGCGACCACGGTGGCCACGACGGCGGCGACCACGGTGGCCACGACGGCGGCGGTCACGGTGGTGGCGGCGGTGGCGGCGACTGGGACGACCACGCACATGCCGTTCAGCAGCTGGTCCACGTGGTGAACAATTACTCCTACACCACCACCATCGACGACCGCGACACCATCACTGACCAGTCGGTGAACCAGAACATCTGGGCCGACGGCGATGTCACGCAACTCTTCAACCAGGACGCTGTGGTGGCCTCCGGCGACGGCGCTATTGCTGCCGGCGACGACGTCAGCAATTCGGGCAACACCACCACGACTACAACCACTACCACCACCGATGACCATTCAACGGATAACTCGGTGAACATTACGGAGTCCGGCGACGGTGATGTTGAAGTAGGCAACACGGACATTGAGGTCAAGGATTCGTTCAACGACAACTCCGATCATTCGGTGACCAAGGACTCCTACAACACCGATGTTGATGTTGATGTGGACATCGAGGACTCGTTCAACACGGACAACTCCGTGGACAACTCGGATAACTCGGTCAACGTCTCGGATTCGTTCAACGACAACTCGGACAACTCGGATAATTCCGACAACTCCGTCACGGACAACTCCGTGAACGTCACCGATTCGTTCAACGACAACTCCACGGATGTGGACGTCGAAGACGTTCAGCTCATCAACGAATCCATCGTTGTACAGGACAACGAGCTGGAAGTTGATAACTCCACCGACATCGACGTCGAGGACGTGCAGGTCAACTACGACTCCACGGTCATCCAGGACAACGAGCTGGAACTCGACTACACCAACGTCGAGGACAACACCGTCATCGCCGACAACGAACTCGACGTTGAGGTTGAATACAACGACATTGATGATTCGATCGTCGTCGCCAAGAACGATGTGGAAATCGACTAG
- a CDS encoding LuxR C-terminal-related transcriptional regulator has protein sequence MTGHDHMPGHYGPGAEDHPLTETTDTWDAATARYALLKETPPARTRAMQKELVDKTIQDGQHLGELARDLARTGFKDPRVVAELERCADEALENDPRLAAELYAEALLAGGDEAAKAARRAQAAAATGDLDAAGRIADRLLAVPEAPDLRLGVDVASAVWAQRGMLSRSADTYSWLGPNRIDGSAPLAAVAMIGTGNAAAAEEFLAAAPPSGSPTLLAVALSLTQEGLRRTLGPAPELALPELIRASDMMNAAGTTIPLPETPGALAALCALHSGEPEVADTVLKAALAAGQGGDAARPRLFLLRAWSSMQQDNADDAILAVNEALKAIPWSLAPRDGFLLAALEVGLARRGSDMHELVLAWERAREAMMHVSVDLFSLLPWGELMITAARLRESRRVGHYLDNAWELLGRLGKPPLWSVPLHWAAVQAALLSEDPAGLAPHAAALVRASEHSHLASVLATGGKAWVSVLAGRFEASDVETAARGLAAVGMPWEGARLAGHAAAHADERRDMVKLLACARDIHPQSAAPPAGAAQRPEDARSSATAQPVMDFGNGGPGTPDTSGLSAREREVGRLILEGKTYREIGEAIYISPRTAEHHVARMRRRLGAENRSELLVRLRLALGEGYPPP, from the coding sequence ATGACGGGACATGACCATATGCCCGGCCACTATGGTCCCGGCGCAGAAGATCACCCCCTCACAGAGACAACCGATACCTGGGACGCAGCAACGGCACGGTATGCCTTGCTGAAGGAAACTCCACCTGCCCGCACCCGTGCAATGCAAAAAGAGCTGGTGGACAAGACCATTCAGGACGGCCAGCACTTGGGGGAACTGGCCCGTGACCTTGCGCGGACGGGTTTCAAGGATCCCCGCGTGGTGGCTGAGCTCGAACGCTGCGCAGATGAAGCGCTGGAAAATGACCCGCGGCTGGCTGCAGAGCTCTACGCCGAAGCTCTTTTGGCCGGGGGTGACGAGGCCGCCAAGGCCGCAAGACGCGCCCAGGCTGCTGCCGCGACTGGTGATTTGGATGCTGCAGGCAGAATCGCGGACAGACTCCTGGCGGTGCCCGAGGCACCGGACCTGCGACTGGGAGTAGACGTAGCCTCGGCGGTCTGGGCGCAGCGCGGAATGCTGTCCCGGAGCGCCGATACTTACAGCTGGCTTGGGCCGAACAGGATCGATGGTTCGGCACCCCTTGCTGCTGTGGCCATGATCGGGACCGGAAATGCCGCGGCTGCCGAAGAGTTTCTGGCAGCTGCTCCGCCGAGCGGTTCTCCGACGCTCCTGGCAGTGGCGTTGTCACTGACACAGGAAGGGCTCCGCCGAACCTTGGGGCCGGCCCCGGAACTGGCGCTGCCTGAGCTCATCCGGGCCTCGGACATGATGAACGCGGCAGGCACAACCATCCCCCTTCCGGAAACACCCGGAGCCTTGGCAGCCTTATGCGCCCTCCACAGCGGGGAGCCGGAGGTGGCGGACACAGTGCTCAAAGCAGCGCTGGCGGCTGGTCAGGGGGGCGATGCAGCGCGACCACGGCTGTTCCTGTTGCGGGCGTGGTCCTCCATGCAACAGGACAACGCCGATGACGCCATCCTGGCCGTCAACGAGGCCCTCAAGGCCATCCCTTGGTCCTTGGCACCAAGGGATGGGTTCTTGCTTGCGGCACTGGAGGTGGGCCTTGCCCGGCGCGGCAGTGACATGCACGAGCTCGTGCTTGCCTGGGAGAGAGCCCGCGAAGCGATGATGCATGTGTCCGTGGATCTCTTCAGCCTCCTGCCGTGGGGCGAACTCATGATCACCGCGGCCCGGCTTCGGGAATCAAGGAGGGTTGGCCATTACCTGGACAACGCCTGGGAGCTGCTGGGCAGGCTGGGCAAACCGCCCTTGTGGTCCGTTCCATTGCACTGGGCGGCGGTGCAGGCGGCTTTGCTCAGCGAAGACCCCGCCGGACTGGCACCACACGCTGCAGCACTCGTGCGCGCCTCTGAACACAGCCATCTGGCGTCCGTGCTCGCCACAGGCGGCAAGGCGTGGGTCTCCGTCTTGGCAGGCCGATTTGAAGCGTCCGACGTCGAAACAGCGGCCCGTGGGTTGGCCGCCGTCGGGATGCCTTGGGAGGGCGCGCGCTTGGCGGGCCACGCCGCCGCGCACGCGGATGAGCGACGAGACATGGTGAAACTACTGGCGTGCGCCAGGGATATTCATCCCCAAAGTGCAGCACCGCCTGCCGGGGCGGCCCAACGGCCAGAGGACGCGCGCTCTAGCGCTACAGCTCAACCCGTCATGGACTTTGGCAATGGTGGTCCCGGAACTCCCGACACCTCAGGGCTCAGCGCCCGGGAACGTGAAGTGGGCCGACTCATCCTTGAAGGCAAGACCTACCGGGAGATCGGTGAGGCCATCTATATCTCTCCCCGCACGGCGGAGCATCACGTGGCACGTATGCGGCGACGTCTGGGAGCGGAAAACCGTTCGGAGCTCTTGGTCCGCCTACGGCTGGCGTTGGGGGAGGGGTACCCGCCTCCGTAG